Below is a genomic region from Anaerolineae bacterium.
AAAGGGAGTGCCGATCTGTTCAATGCGCCCTTCTTTCATCACCACTACTCGATCAGAAAGCGAGAGCGCTTCTTCCTGATCATGGGTAACATAGATAGTGGTAATCCCTAGGGTTTGCTGAATGCGTCGGATCTCCTGGCGCAGTTCGAGGCGAATTTTCGCATCCAAAGCCGAAAGAGGTTCATCCAATAGAAGCAGTCGAGGGCGAATGGCCAACGCTCGCGCCAGGGCCACCCGCTGTTGCTGACCACCGGAAAGTTGATAGGGATAACGTTCGCCGTATTCCTCCATGCGAATCAGGGCCAGCATCTCACGGACGCGGTCTTCAACCTGACGGCGATTCATTCTGCGCACTCGCAGGCCAAAGCCGATATTCTGGGCTACAGTCATGTTTGGGAAAAGGGCATAAGACTGGAAAACCATACCGATATTCCGCCGATTAGGCGGTTGATCGGTGATATCCTCGTTCTCCAAAAGAATGCGGCCGGCAGTGGGTTGCTCGAAACCGGCGATCATGCGCAGTGTGGTGGTCTTCCCACACCCACTAGGGCCCAGAAAGGCCACAAATTCTCCCTTTTCGACCTCTAGATTAAAATCCACCACGGCCTGAATGCTGCCAAAAGTTTTGCTGATGTCTCGAAGAGATAGAAAGGCCATCATGTTTCCCAAATGAATAAAAAATCAGTGAGCACCGGCTGCTGTGGTCTCAGCGCGGCCACGGCTAAAGAACTGGATCAACCCCATGAAGGCCCAAGTGAGGGCAAAACTGATAATTGCTAGCGAGGAGGATTCGTAGGTTCTGTTCTGCCCAATCAACGACATATACGGCCCAAAGGCCTTAATGCCGACCAAGAAACTAGCAATCGTGAACTCGCCCATGACGATAGCTAGAGTCAGAAAAGCAGCGCTGATCATCGCCACACGCAAAT
It encodes:
- a CDS encoding ABC transporter ATP-binding protein — encoded protein: MAFLSLRDISKTFGSIQAVVDFNLEVEKGEFVAFLGPSGCGKTTTLRMIAGFEQPTAGRILLENEDITDQPPNRRNIGMVFQSYALFPNMTVAQNIGFGLRVRRMNRRQVEDRVREMLALIRMEEYGERYPYQLSGGQQQRVALARALAIRPRLLLLDEPLSALDAKIRLELRQEIRRIQQTLGITTIYVTHDQEEALSLSDRVVVMKEGRIEQIGTPFEIYNYPQTEFVASFVGQLNLLPIEALDLAAHICWVAGQEVRFASFSTSTSSTDRPRLAIRPEEIRLGSADGENLLRGQVEAVIFLGAIIRLRVKLREGILLLVDQFNERNFTPPRVGEAVTLHFPIHACWLI